In Leptospira perdikensis, a single genomic region encodes these proteins:
- a CDS encoding LIC_10421 family protein, translating into MKTTKIIATGILAFGLATANLQALDTNERLELLESAMIDQATTPAQKSAVSEYLANVAKEKVEMAQALRDRAGSTRGGKAISQMNERSELLRRAEALEKEAKKYRTISMDLSQASMQVAQN; encoded by the coding sequence ATGAAAACAACAAAGATTATCGCAACAGGGATCTTGGCTTTCGGACTTGCAACCGCAAATCTCCAAGCTTTAGATACAAACGAAAGATTGGAGCTTTTGGAGTCTGCTATGATTGACCAAGCAACAACTCCGGCGCAAAAATCTGCCGTTTCGGAATACCTAGCGAATGTCGCAAAAGAAAAAGTAGAGATGGCTCAGGCACTTCGTGACAGAGCAGGATCTACTCGTGGCGGTAAAGCAATTAGCCAAATGAACGAAAGAAGTGAACTACTTCGTCGTGCTGAGGCTCTTGAAAAAGAAGCTAAAAAATACCGCACTATCTCTATGGATCTAAGCCAAGCATCCATGCAGGTAGCACAAAACTAA
- a CDS encoding cell division protein FtsQ/DivIB, translating to MVDTPQEIKEKRFGRVVPILLVFVGLVALGLIFRWGRPVKPVDRLEWEGLVALSPPLVLRYLGVDPESPTIGDWKDWEKRLSNHPRIRKVRITRDPDGFLIINIQEKVAEFVIHVGNSLYEVDEDLEILSRDQVLANHIIVISGQFTVGEQKLEGRQIFDITKEMRHALSLYPALKSRISELVAERDGNYTVYLKSPNSIKVYLGDKLELNVFRKLYASLAYMEAESVKAVSIDLRGEDAIYH from the coding sequence ATGGTTGACACTCCCCAGGAAATCAAAGAAAAACGATTTGGGCGTGTAGTTCCTATCCTTTTGGTCTTTGTCGGCCTTGTGGCTCTTGGACTTATCTTTCGTTGGGGCAGGCCCGTGAAACCGGTGGATCGTTTGGAATGGGAAGGGCTTGTCGCTCTTTCTCCTCCTCTGGTTCTTAGATATTTGGGAGTGGATCCCGAATCACCCACGATCGGGGATTGGAAGGATTGGGAGAAACGACTTTCAAACCATCCAAGAATTCGGAAGGTGCGAATCACTAGAGATCCCGATGGTTTTTTGATTATCAACATACAGGAGAAAGTCGCCGAATTTGTCATACATGTAGGAAATTCCCTGTATGAAGTGGATGAAGATCTGGAGATACTTTCCAGAGATCAGGTGTTGGCTAACCATATCATTGTGATTAGCGGGCAGTTCACAGTAGGGGAGCAGAAACTAGAAGGCAGACAGATTTTTGATATCACCAAAGAAATGCGACATGCTCTTTCCCTTTACCCCGCACTTAAATCCAGAATTTCGGAACTTGTCGCTGAACGTGATGGCAATTATACCGTGTATTTAAAATCACCAAACTCCATCAAAGTATACTTAGGTGATAAGTTAGAGTTGAATGTATTTCGCAAATTATATGCATCCTTAGCTTATATGGAAGCAGAATCTGTAAAAGCAGTTTCCATAGATTTAAGAGGTGAGGACGCAATTTACCATTAG
- the ftsA gene encoding cell division protein FtsA encodes MSYDDVPIITALDLGSSLVKVVIGRLVGDHEIEIIGTGVYPSAGIKNGSIVNVETTTKSIIEAFGDAELMAGQEVNAVVVNVSGKSVYGFNEKGIIAVTNRERIVSETDIMRVVEAAQAVHVPNDQQVIHVLTKEFKVDDQVNIKDPIGMTGVRLEAEVHIVSCGNTALNNIDRCVEQAGLLQMDRVLSSLASSEAILTSGEKDLGTAVIDIGAGICDIIIYVDGGIAFSSVVPFGGFHITSDISIGLKTTVETAEVIKKRYGHTRIDMVDPTEKFEIPSISGRPARSVFRQELVEILEPRVREILEMIDHELVRSGFKSSLAGGVILTGGTSLLQGIEATAEEVLRLSVGRAKPAGLSGLVDKISSPEYATAVGLIKYSSKIQNLEQRNMHSGSDSDGWMKKVRRWMENNL; translated from the coding sequence ATGAGCTATGATGACGTACCTATCATAACGGCCTTGGATTTGGGATCCTCTCTTGTTAAAGTTGTTATTGGACGACTAGTGGGAGATCACGAAATCGAAATTATCGGTACGGGAGTATACCCTTCTGCCGGTATCAAAAATGGTTCCATTGTCAATGTGGAAACAACAACTAAGTCCATCATAGAGGCGTTTGGTGATGCCGAGCTTATGGCCGGTCAAGAAGTGAATGCTGTAGTTGTGAATGTTTCTGGAAAGTCAGTGTATGGATTCAATGAAAAAGGAATCATCGCTGTGACAAACAGAGAACGAATTGTTTCTGAAACTGATATTATGCGTGTAGTGGAAGCCGCACAAGCAGTACACGTTCCAAACGACCAACAAGTCATTCATGTTCTTACTAAAGAATTCAAAGTTGATGACCAAGTGAATATCAAAGACCCTATTGGAATGACAGGGGTTCGTTTAGAAGCAGAAGTACATATTGTATCTTGTGGAAATACGGCTCTCAATAATATTGATCGTTGTGTAGAACAAGCTGGTCTTTTGCAAATGGACCGGGTGTTATCTAGTCTTGCCTCTTCCGAGGCGATCTTAACATCAGGTGAAAAGGATTTGGGAACGGCTGTCATTGATATCGGTGCCGGAATCTGTGACATCATTATTTATGTGGATGGGGGAATTGCTTTTTCATCAGTAGTTCCTTTTGGTGGATTCCATATCACAAGCGATATTTCCATTGGATTAAAAACCACAGTCGAAACAGCGGAAGTCATTAAAAAAAGGTATGGTCATACACGGATTGATATGGTGGATCCCACTGAAAAATTCGAAATTCCTTCGATTTCGGGTAGGCCTGCTCGTTCGGTTTTCCGTCAGGAACTTGTAGAAATTTTAGAACCAAGAGTTCGTGAAATCTTAGAAATGATTGATCACGAACTGGTTCGATCAGGATTTAAATCTAGTTTGGCGGGAGGAGTCATCCTAACGGGAGGAACCTCTCTTTTACAAGGAATTGAAGCCACTGCTGAAGAAGTATTACGTTTGTCAGTCGGTCGTGCAAAACCAGCAGGTCTTAGTGGACTTGTGGATAAAATTTCATCACCTGAATATGCCACTGCTGTTGGTCTGATTAAATATAGTTCAAAAATACAAAACTTAGAACAAAGAAACATGCATTCCGGATCTGATTCAGACGGTTGGATGAAGAAGGTTCGTCGTTGGATGGAGAATAATCTCTAA
- the ftsZ gene encoding cell division protein FtsZ — protein sequence MLYLEEEKTSPAIIKVIGVGGGGMNAVTRMVHAKMTGVDFIVMNTDEQVLLKSPVEVKIQLGNKVTRGMGAGGDPELGEKAALEDKERIVSALKGADMVFVTAGMGGGTGTGAAPIIAAIAKEMKCLVVGVVTVPFSFEGKRRAELAKLGIDQLRANVDTLITIRNDSIFQVVDKNTPVDMAFRVIDDILLNGVRGISDIINHPGIINVDFADVKTIMKDTGDAILGVGEGRGETRVSEAVEQAINNTLLEDSSIQGAKSLLINVTGGTDLTIHEWNEVSQIITAQADPDANIIIGLNEDGSLSDQIRVTVIATGFAKKGKQYQREQKVVGSEESISPMVYIRKNEEKDSGFGKEQDSIRSIRQSNRGFSSQKQSSPFQNYGEDYDIPAFLRRKND from the coding sequence ATGTTGTACCTAGAAGAAGAAAAAACAAGCCCTGCAATTATCAAAGTCATTGGAGTTGGTGGCGGTGGAATGAATGCCGTCACTCGTATGGTTCATGCTAAAATGACAGGTGTTGACTTTATCGTGATGAATACCGACGAACAAGTATTATTAAAATCTCCAGTAGAAGTCAAAATTCAGTTAGGTAACAAAGTAACTCGAGGGATGGGTGCTGGTGGTGATCCAGAACTTGGAGAAAAGGCAGCCCTTGAAGACAAAGAACGAATTGTATCGGCCCTAAAAGGTGCAGATATGGTTTTTGTTACTGCAGGTATGGGTGGCGGAACGGGAACAGGGGCTGCTCCTATCATTGCTGCCATTGCCAAAGAAATGAAATGTTTAGTTGTCGGTGTGGTGACTGTTCCTTTTTCCTTTGAAGGAAAAAGAAGAGCCGAACTTGCGAAACTTGGAATCGATCAACTCCGTGCGAATGTAGACACACTCATTACCATTCGTAATGATTCTATTTTTCAGGTAGTGGATAAAAACACTCCAGTGGATATGGCATTTCGAGTGATCGACGATATTTTGTTAAATGGTGTTCGTGGGATTAGTGATATTATCAACCATCCAGGAATCATCAATGTAGATTTCGCTGATGTAAAAACCATTATGAAGGACACTGGAGATGCAATTTTAGGTGTTGGTGAAGGCCGCGGGGAAACCAGAGTGAGTGAAGCTGTAGAACAAGCCATCAACAATACTCTTCTTGAAGATTCTAGCATCCAAGGAGCCAAATCCCTCCTCATCAATGTAACCGGTGGGACGGATCTTACCATTCATGAATGGAATGAAGTTTCCCAAATCATCACTGCACAAGCAGATCCAGATGCCAATATCATCATTGGACTGAATGAAGACGGGTCCCTTTCGGATCAAATTAGAGTCACCGTGATTGCCACAGGTTTTGCTAAAAAAGGAAAACAATACCAAAGAGAGCAGAAGGTTGTGGGTTCAGAAGAATCCATTTCTCCTATGGTGTACATTCGAAAGAATGAGGAAAAAGACTCTGGATTTGGCAAGGAACAAGATTCCATTCGAAGCATCCGCCAATCGAATCGAGGATTTTCTTCGCAAAAACAATCCTCCCCTTTTCAGAACTACGGAGAGGACTACGATATCCCTGCTTTTTTAAGAAGAAAGAACGATTAA